A DNA window from Daucus carota subsp. sativus chromosome 3, DH1 v3.0, whole genome shotgun sequence contains the following coding sequences:
- the LOC135151544 gene encoding zinc finger BED domain-containing protein RICESLEEPER 2-like has product MSSEQMRMHNTSTNDIPASVENNENADEMDIEEEENSMFQKKKRQKTSEVWKDLKEITLPDGTLKAECIHCKTKLAILRSKVTSHMSRHLQTCTQRKLNMKQQQRLNFQPSSLCEVAMVAPALTDGKFDMAKMRKAAANWVLMHEHPFSIMEEEGFNMMQKTGMPEWEKISRNTIKNDCVSVYELEKKKLKTVLKNVNKISLTTDMWKSGNQKIEYMVITGHFVDSEWKLQKRVLSFIHLPPPLRGIDIADGIYKCLKEWGIESKVYTITVDNAAKNDACLRNLKDTFSRNKKLLCGGKLFHVRCTAHILNLMVQDGLSKIKHVIRDIHDSVNFLNISEARLNLFAEIVQQLQVPHRMLILDCKTRWNSTFMMLSTAIKFKDVFPRYQEREPSYYCCPSAEDWLKVERVCKILEVFNSATNIISGSEYPTSNLFLNEVYRVKVVLDKKHSEITDEEDFMYSMIEAMKQKFDKYWGEVNLLMAIGAILDPRCKMRVIEFCFPKMYPGSAAKDNISKVREALYELYDEYVAEFQANSGEQTGEAHDGFRKEANTIQISSSGWSEFNDFVKTIETVQPLKSDLDNYLEEGCFICEDSKSFDALEWWKVNTLKYRILSIMARDILAIPITTVASKATFSAGGRVICYGTKNEGGERFVLRTSLGARCLRIFS; this is encoded by the coding sequence ATGTCATCAGAGCAAATGAGAATGCATAATACCAGTACAAATGACATTCCTGCTAGTGTTGAGAACAATGAGAATGCGGATGAGATGGatattgaagaagaagaaaattctatgtttcaaaagaaaaagagaCAAAAAACTTCAGAGGTGTGGAAAGATTTGAAGGAAATCACTCTTCCAGATGGTACTCTCAAAGCTGAATGTATTCACTGTAAAACAAAGCTTGCAATATTGAGAAGTAAGGTTACCAGTCACATGTCAAGGCATTTACAGACTTGTACACAAAGGAAACTCAACATGAAACAGCAACAAAGACTCAACTTCCAACCATCTTCTTTATGTGAAGTGGCAATGGTGGCTCCTGCACTTACAGATGGGAAATTTGATATGGCTAAGATGAGAAAAGCAGCTGCAAACTGGGTGTTAATGCATGAGCATCCATTTTCAATTATGGAGGAAGAGGGGTTTAATATGATGCAGAAGACCGGAATGCCTGAGTGGGAAAAAATTTCTCGTAATACAATCAAGAATGATTGTGTATCGGTATATGAATTGGAAAAGAAGAAATTGAAGACAGTGTTAAAGAATGTAAATAAGATCAGTTTGACGACGGATATGTGGAAGTCAGGCAATCAAAAAATTGAGTATATGGTAATCACTGGCCACTTTGTAGATTCTGAATGGAAACTTCAAAAACGTGTCTTGAGCTTTATTCATCTGCCTCCTCCTCTTCGTGGAATTGATATTGCAGATGGTATTTATAAGTGTCTAAAAGAGTGGGGAATCGAGAGTAAAGTCTACACAATAACAGTTGACAATGCTGCGAAAAATGACGCGTGTTTAAGAAATCTGAAGGATACTTTTTCTAGAAATAAAAAGTTACTTTGTGGCGGCAAATTGTTTCATGTTCGATGTACAGCACATATCTTGAATCTTATGGTACAAGATGGCCTTTCCAAAATCAAGCATGTCATTCGAGACATTCATGATAGCGTCAACTTTCTGAATATATCAGAAGCTCGACTTAATTTATTTGCTGAAATCGTTCAACAGTTGCAAGTGCCTCATAGGATGCTTATTCTCGATTGTAAAACCAGGTGGAATTCAACATTTATGATGTTGTCAACTGCAATCAAATTCAAAGATGTGTTTCCAAGATATCAAGAACGTGAGCCTAGTTACTATTGCTGTCCAAGTGCTGAAGATTGGTTAAAAGTGGAGAGGGTCTGTAAGATTTTGGAGGTGTTTAATTCTGCCACTAACATCATTTCAGGAAGTGAGTATCCGACATCAAACTTATTTCTAAATGAAGTTTATCGTGTGAAGGTCGTGTTGGATAAAAAGCATTCAGAAATCACAGATGAAGAGGATTTCATGTATAGTATGATTGAAGCTATGAAACAGAAATTTGATAAGTATTGGGGTGAAGTTAATTTGCTAATGGCTATTGGGGCTATTTTGGATCCTCGATGCAAGATGAGAGTCATTGAATTTTGCTTCCCTAAAATGTATCCCGGAAGTGCAGCAAAAGATAATATTTCTAAAGTTCGAGAGGCTTTATATGAGTTATATGATGAATATGTGGCTGAATTTCAAGCTAACAGTGGTGAACAAACAGGTGAAGCACATGATGGTTTCCGAAAAGAAGCTAATACTATTCAAATTTCATCCTCTGGCTGGTCGGAATTTAATGATTTTGTGAAAACGATTGAAACGGTACAACCGTTGAAATCTGATCTAGATAATTATTTAGAAGAAgggtgttttatttgtgaagaTTCAAAATCTTTTGATGCTTTAGAATGGTGGAAAGTAAATACTTTGAAGTATCGCATTTTGTCTATTATGGCTCGTGATATTCTTGCCATTCCTATCACGACGGTAGCCTCTAAAGCTACTTTTAGTGCTGGTGGAAGAGTCATTTGTTATGGAACAAAAAACgaagggggtgagcgattcgtgcttcggactagtctcggtgcgagatgcctacgtatcttcagctag
- the LOC135151545 gene encoding uncharacterized protein LOC135151545 yields MTNPTGPRSEIHVPRSRTTTGVSTESTPVTTSLPLGTTIAQTTAPLTFGSLPPLTRVIATVTDAGTHYSTVTTTTRGGTGDDYVHEANELRGATNQAYEDRIRAYEEEIARLKRDQARLPPPEPRDENPRQNVMNQIHLLPAGDPDNPVPPFTQEIMGARISRKFKLPTIKAYDGTGHPANHVRTFMNALLLQPVTEAIKCRAFPQTLSGMAQHWYSRLPPNSISCFADLSRAFIGQFVGSKTHAKSSASLMNLHQGKNESLREYMNRFTKEALKVPDLDQKVAMIALQQGTTDDNFRRSLAKRAPDNMNDLQERAGKYIKAEESLRKSQSNQGPNTNFKKRGNDAEYNAENKYAKKDDDEKSPAKKKVGLNAPRSQILMEIEKDESVRWPKPIRTDPEKRNKDLYCRFHKDTGHKTDDCRQLKDEIEFLIRRGKLSKFTKDGDKNYRDNDSRGRDNDDKRAQPRGPVINIISGGPTAAGTSSNSRKAYAREVMNIVGEPPKRAKIDYAMAFDNVDLEKVKFPHDDPLVITPVIGNSSVKRVLVDNGDILFYDAYEKMGYSDTQLTPSDMPIYGFNNVETKIEGMIQLPVTMGTEPRQATCMVNFLVVKASSTYNAILGRTGTHAFRAIPSTYHMKIKFPTRNGIGEELGYQKMARSCYIGPLRSGGAGGQVLPIEDLDVRKEEERRGKPAEDLIPVPLHTEEPEKVTYVGALLQEDLKQELVRFLRNNRDVFAWTAADMPGIDPLFMTHKLNVNPDRKPIKQKKRNIAPERQEAIKQEVDKLLEAGFIEEIQFPEWLANPVMVKKANGKWRMCVDFTDLNDACPKDCFPLPRIDTLIDDTAGHEMLSFMDGFSGYNQIRMDKDDVPKVSFITDFGVFCYLVMAFGLKNAGATYQRLANKMFKHLIGKTMEVYVDDMLVKSLNKSDHLEHLKEAFEVLRTHKMMLNPAKCAFGVGSGKFLGLMVSKRGIEANPDKIKAILDMEPPKSVRDVQTLTVRIAALGRFVSKSGDKCLPFFKALKKVKNFEWTEESQVAFEELKKYMAEPPLLSKPIDGETLYVYLPVSEQALSAVLVREELKIQKPVYYVSKVLHGAELNYSVIRYKPRTAIKAQALADFLVECTINNKEVGGQEDKVKEPTKEEKPKEYWLLFFDGASKTKGSGAGLVLQSPDGFTVEYAIKLDFPTTNNEAEYEALTAGLGLARTLRVKNLMVCGDSKLVVFQVNGEFEAREDTMLRYPRIVKTQMALFEECIVEYVPREENTKADALSQFASSDDEVCSGSVYYQVMRTPSIDAKLVAPIDTGATWMDEIKLYLKSGHLPTNADDARKLQVRALKYVLIEGILYRKLFVIPYLRCLRPDEAREALREVHEGVCGQHLGGRALAHKITHLGFYWPDMLKQAQEYVKRCDRCQRFAPVVQQPPEMLTSINTPIPFAMWGMDILGPFPLASAQRKFLLVAIDYFTKWIEAKTLAKITTKQVAQFVWENIICRYGIPRIMVTDNGTQFNNAEFKSYCEDYSIELRFTSVAHPQANGQAEVANRIILDGLKKRVEKAQGSWAEELLPILWAYRTTCKVSTGATPFQLAYGAEAVVPLEITHTSSRVQHYEPEANKEGMRLALDMIDEIRDEAHAKIVENQKRASYY; encoded by the exons atgacgaacccaaccggaccacgttctgaaatccatgttccacgcAGCAGAACCACCACCGGAGTCTCGACTGAATCAACCCCTGTAACTACTTCCCTCCCGCTCGGTACGACCATTGCTCAAACTACCGctcccctgacttttggctcgctgccccctctgactcgagtaattgcaaccgtCACTGACGCCGGCACGCATTATTCAACCGTCACGACAACCACTCGTGGAGGCACGGGTGATGACTATGTGCAC GAGGCTAATGAGCTCCGGGGAGCAACGAACCAAGCCTATGAGGATCGAATCCGTGCTTACGAGGAGGAAATTGCACGATTAAAGAGGGACCAGGCGAGGTTGCCGCCTCCGGAACCAAGAGATGAAAACCCTCGTCAGAATGTCATGAATCAGATTCACTTGTTACCAGCAGGTGATCCCGATAACCCCGTTCCcccttttacgcaagaaatcatgggtgcaagAATCTCTCGAAAATTTAAGCtcccaaccattaaagcttatGATGGCACGGGTCATCCCGCCAACCACGTTCGAACCTTCATGAATGCTCTGTTACTCCAACCCGTTACGGAAGCAATCAAGTGCCGTGCTTTTCCTCAAACTTTGAGCGGAATGGCTCAGCACTGGTACAGTCGCTTACCTCCAAACTCTATTTCCTGTTTTGCTGACCTGAGCAGGGCCTTCATAGGACAATTCGTTGGAAGCAAAACTCACGCCAAAAGCTCCGCCTCATTAATGAATTTACACCAGGGTAAAAACGAATCACTTCGggagtatatgaatcgttttaccaaagaagccttgaaggtcccgGACCTggatcagaaggtagccatgattgcactccaGCAGGGTACCACTGATGACAATTTTCGTCGATCTCTAGCCAAAAGAGCCCCTGATAATATGAACGActtacaagagagagccgggaagtatattaAGGCAGAGGAAAGCCTAAGGAAATCCCAGAGTAACCAAGGGCCAAACACTAACTTTAAGAAACGTGGGAATGATGCCGAGTATAACGCTGAGAATAAATATGccaaaaaggatgatgatgagaagtcgcctgctaaaaagaagGTAGGACTCAATGCCCCAAGAAGTCAAATCCTAATGGAGATCGAAAAGGATGAGAGTGTCCGATGGCCGAAGCCCATAAGGACCGACCCCGAGAAACGAAACAAGGATTTGtattgtcgattccacaaagacacggggcataagaccgatgattgtcggcaaTTGAAAGATGAAATCGaattcttgatccgaagaggtAAGTTGTCTAAGTTCACCAAGGATGGAGATAAAAATTATCGGGACAATGACAGTCGTGGAAGAGACAATGATGATAAGAGAGCTCAGCCTCGAGGCCCTGTGATCAACATAATCTCCGGAGGGCCTACGGCCGCAGGCACTTCAAGCAATTCAAGAAAAGCTTATGCAAGGGAAGTGATGAATATAGTTGGAGAACCtccgaagcgggcaaaaattgacTATGCAATGGCATTCGATAACGTTGACCTCGAGAAGGTAAAGTTCCCCCATGATGACCCCTTAGTAATTACACCggtgattggaaactcgtccgtaaagagagtgcttgttgataatggagatatcttgttttatgatgcctatgaaaagatgggataTTCCGATACTCAACTAACACcctcggatatgcctatatatggcttcaacaatgtggaaactaagattgaaggcatgatccaacttcCTGTAACCATGGGTACCGAACCTAGACAAGCCACCTGTATGGTAAATTTCTTGGTCGTTAAAGCCTCATcaacctataatgccatccttgggaGGACTGGGACACACGCTTTTAGGGCAATCCCGTccacttaccacatgaagattaaattcccaactaggaacggaattggaGAAGAATTGGGATatcagaaaatggcccgaagctgttatattGGGCCACTAAGGTCTGGCGGAGCCGGGGGGCAAGTACTACCCATAGAGGATCTCGATGTCCGAAAGGAGGAAGAAAGAAGAGGCAAGCCCGCCGAAGACCTGATTCCAGTCCCATTGCATACTGAGGAACCCGAAAAGGTTACTTATGTTGGAGCCTTACTTCAGGAAGACTTGAAGCAAGAACTAgtgaggttcttgaggaacaATCGGGATGTTTTTGCTTGGACAGCGGCTGACATGCCAGGTATTGATCCCTTATTCATGACTCATAAACTGAATGTGAATCCTGATAGGAAACCAATTAAGCAAAAGAAGAGGAATATCGCTCCCGAAAGGCAggaagccattaaacaggaggtcgataagttgttggaagccGGATTTATTGAGGAAATTCAATTTCCTGAGTGGTTAGCTAACCCTgttatggtcaagaaggccaatggaaagtggagaatgtgcgtagacttcactgatctgaatgatgcttgtcccaaGGATTGTTTCCCCCTTCCAAGGATAGACACGCTAATAGATGACACCGCTGGCCATGAGATGCTAAGTTTTATGGACGGGttcagcggatataatcagatccggatggacaaaGACGACGTCCCCAAGGTATCATTCATTACagactttggtgtattttgttatttggttatggcatttggacttaagaatgcaggagccacaTACCAACGCTTAGCAAACAAGATGTTCAAACATCTGATAGGCAAAACTATGGAAGTATACGTTGATGATATGCTGGTGAAAAGCTTAAATAAATCGGATCACCTCGAACATTTGAAAGAAgcttttgaagtcctgaggacgcataagatgatgttaaacccggccaagtgtgcctttggggttGGTTCCGGGAAGTTTCTTGGTTTAATGGTCTCCAAACGTGGTATTGAGGCCAACCCTGACAAAATAAAAGCCATCCTCGATATGGAACCTCCCAAGAGTGTAAGGGATGTACAGACGTTGACAGTAAGGATTGCGGCCCTGGGAAGATTTGTATCCAAGTCAGGAGACAAATGCTTACCCTTCTTCAAAGCCTTGAAAAAGGTTAAGAATTTCGAATGGACAGAAGAGAGCCAAGTAGCTTTTGAGGAACTGAAGAAGTACATGGCAGAGCCACCTCTCCTATCAAAGCCCATTGATGGTGAGACCTTGTATGTATATCTACCAGTTTCAGAACAAGCACTGAGTGCTGTATTAGTTCGAGAGGAGTTGAAAATTCAAAAACCAGTGTACTACGTGAGCAAAGTTTTGCATGGAGCAGAGCTCAATTACTCGGTGATCCGATACAAGcctcgaacggcgattaaagcACAGGCTTTAGCTGACTTCCTCGTCGAATGTACCATTAACAacaaggaagtcggggggcaggaaGACAAGGTAAAAGAGCCCACCAAGGAAGAGAAACCTAAAGAATACTGGCTgctattttttgacggggcttcaaaaacaaaaggtagtggtgcaggactcGTGCTCCAAAGCCCCGATGGCTTTACTGTGGAATACGCTATCAAGTTGGACTTCCCAACTACCAACAACGAGGCTGAATACGAGGCTTTAACAGCTGGGCTTGGATTAGCCAGAACCCtgagggtaaagaatttgatGGTCTGTGGTGACTCGAAGCTTGTAGTTTTCCAAGTAAATGGCGAGTTTGAAGCTCGGGAAGATACGATGCTCAGATACCCGAGGATTGTTAAGACTCAAATGGCATTATTTGAAGAGTGCATTGTAGAATATGTGCCAAGAGAGGAGAACACTAAAGCTGATGCCTTGTCTCAATTTGCTTCCTCTGATGATGAGGTATGCTCGGGAAGTGTTTATTATCAGGTTATGAGAACCCCAAGCATCGATGCTAAGTTGGTTGCTCCAATTGACACGGGAGCCACCTGGATGGATGAAATCAAGTTGTATCTTAAAAGTGGTCATCTACCAACCAACGCTGATGATGCACGGAAGTTACAGGTAAGGGCCCTCAAATACGTCCTCATTGAAGGGATCTTATATCGGAAATTGTTTGTAATTCCCTATTTGAGATGTCTAAGGCCTGATGAGGCACGAGAAGCTCTTAGGGAAGTTCACGAAGGagtatgtggccaacaccttggAGGAAGGGCATTGGCTCACAAAATAACCCATCTTGGATTTTATTGGCCCGATATGCTTAAGCAGGCCCAAGAAtatgtgaaaaggtgtgatcgGTGTCAAAGGTTCGCACCGGTAGTACAACAGCCCCCGGAGATGTTGACGTCTATCAACACTCCTATCCCTTTTGCCATGTGGGGAATGGATATCCTTGGACCTTTTCCACTTGCTAGTGCGCAAAGGAAGTTCCTGTTGGTAGCGATTGATTATTTTACTAAGTGGATCGAGGCCAAAAcactggccaagataaccaccaagcaggTTGCTCAGTTTGTATGGGAAAATATTATCTGCAGGTATGGAATACCACGAATCATGGTGACAGACAATGGGACTCAATTCAACAATGCCGAGTTCAAGAGTTATTGCGAAGATTACTCGATTGAACTACGCTTCACCTCAGTTGCTCAccctcaagctaatggacagGCTGAGGTGGCTAACAGGATAATCCTCGACGGACTTAAAAAAAGAGTTGAGAAGGCCCAGGGGTCATGGGCCGAGGAACTGCTTCCAATACTTTGGGCCTATCGAACAACTTGTAAAGTCTCTACCGGGGCAACCCCTTTCCAGCTAGCTTATGGAGCTGAAGCAGTTGTGCCCCTTGAAATCACTCACACTTCCTCAAGGGTCCAGCATTATGAGCCAGAAGCCAATAAGGAAGGTATGAGACTCGCACTCGACATGATTGACGAAATCCGTGATGAGGCTCATGCTAAAATCGTGGAAAACCAGAAGCGAGCTTCCTACTACTAG